A portion of the Thunnus albacares chromosome 5, fThuAlb1.1, whole genome shotgun sequence genome contains these proteins:
- the LOC122981697 gene encoding uncharacterized protein LOC122981697 isoform X2 yields the protein MSVISRRQSCILNPETFVLKQTHSTTQPVTGVELHVGVALTIMVVMLSLALLIFCRTRTNNNKDASADTELTSVTEANRVNEEIREDRRSRSPPEASSASVYANFTKPTETTSDHSLTTAASSQHKTEDDLSKLIYSQVDFSNAATALLHSGHVTSGHANDVIYSVLQVQESSDRHHTGDSSPPLYSVISKH from the exons ATGAgcgtaatttctaggagacagagttgtaTATTGAACCCAGAAACATTTGTTCTTAAACAAACTCATTCTACCACTCAACCTGTCACAGGTGTGGAGCTGCATGTGGGCGTGGCTCTCACTATCATGGTTGTCATGTTATCACTGGCTTTGCTGATATTCTGCAGGACGAGgaccaataataataaag ATGCTTCTGCAGATACAGAGTTGACGTCTGTCACAGAG gcCAACCGAGTGAACGAGGAGATCAGAGAGGACAGACGGAGCAGATCTCCTCCTGAAGCGTCTTCAGCTAGCGTCTACGCCAACTTCACCAAACCAACTGAAACCACCAGCGACCACAGCTTGACCACTGCAGCCAGTTCTCAGCACAAa acTGAAGATGATCTAAGTAAACTCATCTACTCTCAAGTGGATTTTTCCAATGCCGCCACCGCCTTGCTCCACAGCGGCCATGTGACCAGCGGTCACGCCAATGATGTCATTTACTCCGTGCTTCAGGTACAGGAAAGCTCTGATAGACACCACACAGGAGACTCTTCTCCACCTCTGTACTCTGTCATATCTAAACATTAG